One Equus quagga isolate Etosha38 unplaced genomic scaffold, UCLA_HA_Equagga_1.0 HiC_scaffold_11372_RagTag, whole genome shotgun sequence genomic window, ACTTAATTGATGGGGCCCACAAGATCACCCAGAGCAACGCCATCCTTCGCTACATTGCTCGCAAGCACAACCTGTGTGAGTGGGCTGGGGGTGTGATGCAGGGGACTGGTGGCCATGCCCTGGGCTTGGCTGGGGTGGGATGTTGAGGGAGGGTCTGTGTTGTGTGGCCATAGgtggggagacagaagaggagaagattcGTGTGGACATTTTGGAGAATGAGGTTATGGACACCCGCATGGCGCTGGCCAGGCTCTGCTACAACCCTGACTTTGTGAGTCCCATCCCAGTGGGCTGGTTTGGGCAAGCTTTTGATAAGGAGGGAAGACTCCTGTGTCGTGTGTATACTAGTTCTATTTGCCAATTGAAATCCTTGGAGCTGCTGATCTACCAACCTGGTCCCTATGCTGCCAGTAGAGTGACCCTCATAACCTcaaatttcattaaatgaaaaCTGTCAGTTCCCACCAATCTTAGGATAGAGTCCAGAATCTCTAGAGGGGAAATTAGTTCCTTGACAGTGTGTTTCCTTGTTAGCCCAGCGCTATCTCCTTAACACCCTCAGACATCAGCACATTAGCCCAGTAGGCAGTTCAGGgtcagccacagggcctttgaacctctccctccttccatccagCCTCTCAAATTCTCCTCATTTGTCTGGAATCAGCTCAAGTGTCTATTGTTATGTCACCCACCTGCTAGACCTTAAGACTTCTTTCCCTGAGTGATTTTAGTTCTTTGCATCTTTGATTCTGCTCGACATGAGTCCAGAGCTCTGCCAGGTTCTCACAGCACTCCTGGGTTGTCCCATGGAGGGTGGTTGGAGATGAGTGGTGACAGCTGCAGGGACAGTGTGGCATTGCTTTCTGCCTTCCCATTGCCTCTCACAGCTGGGGGGTGGTCCCCAACAGGAGTCTAATGACCACAGAGTGGATTAAATCATAGCCTGGGCACCCACCCAGCGATATAGTCTAGGGGGACATGGCTGCTCACCTCTGGCAGCATGGGGTCATGCGCAGCCCTGGGGAGGCCTGtccccctgcccagggcctctgtGTCTGAGGGTGGTAACAGCTGTTTTGTGCCTCAGGAGAAACTGAAGCCTGAGTACTTGGAGGCGCTCCCTGAAACAATGAAGCTCTTCTCACAGTTTCTGGGGAAGAGGCCTTGGTTTGCAGGGGACAAGGTAAGGAGGAAGGCTGTGGATGGGGAGTTGCCCTTCCTTCAAGTTTCAGAGATTGGTGCCCATTCATGCTTGGCCTCTCTGCAGCTCACCTATGTGGATTTCCTGGCTTATGACATCCTTGATCTTCACCGCATATTCGAGCCCAAGTGCCTGGATGCCTTCTCTAACCTCAAGGACTTCATCACCCGCTTAGAGGTGACTCCCCGGATcctccttctatttctttcacttttgttttttcctcttatctCTGATGTTTTCCTTGTCCTGGagctatcataaagaaaaacTAGGATTCCTCGAGGAATTCTTTTACTCTAGAATTTGTGCTCACATGTTACATATATTGGGTGAAATTTAATCTTTACGGCATTCCTACATGGCAGAGTTATCACCTCCTTTTTGCAGATACGGAAATGAGGCAGAAAGAATAAGTACtttgctgaaggtcacagagTCAGTAGAGGCTGTGCTGGGCTCCCTGTCAGTCTCTGGTTGCCGTGGGCGGTGATCAGTGGCTCTGTCGTTCCTGTATGGAAAGGAACATCTCAGTTCCTTCTCCTCTCGACCCTGAGTTTCGCAGCTCTGGACATTGAGGGTGAAGAAGAACATTCAGGAGTTTGTGTGTGGCTGGCATTAGTAGAGTTGAGACACAGAGCGATTGATATTAACTACCAAAGATGTCTTCTTTTGTTGGGCACTTTCCTTcccctgtctctctttccttcttccttgtaaTTACCCAAAATTCTGCCTCAGCAATGGGGTAGTATGTTTATGTTAGATCACCGTCACTGATCTGATCTTCTCCTGTGAATGAGGCACTGCGTCGGGCACAGTGGGGATGCAAAGGTGACCCAGCCCTggagcccagcctcctggggctcAGTGCAGTTGAAGAACTGCAAGAACCAGGCTATCTG contains:
- the LOC124231900 gene encoding glutathione S-transferase Mu 1-like; translated protein: LLSQLAHAIRLLLEYTDSNYEEKKYTMGDAPDYDRSQWLSEKFKLGLDFPNLPYLIDGAHKITQSNAILRYIARKHNLCGETEEEKIRVDILENEVMDTRMALARLCYNPDFEKLKPEYLEALPETMKLFSQFLGKRPWFAGDKLTYVDFLAYDILDLHRIFEPKCLDAFSNLKDFITRLEVTPRILLLFLSLLFFPLISDVFLVLELS